GAGCATCGGATACGCGACCGACACGTCGACCCGGGACAGCCCGACGATCCACACGACCACGGAGAGCACGTAGCAGCCGAGGCCGCCGATGATCGGCAATTGGGTCGCGATCTTGAAGCCGATGGGCACAATGTTCGCACGGGTGAATTCGAAGTGTCCAACGGCGCGCACGCCGGCCTTGAGCAGCAGTTGCGCGCAGGCGTTCAGCATCACGCCCGTGACGATGCAAAAGAGGGAGACGGGGTTCATCGATTCGGGTCCTTCGCGGCTCAGGATTGCGGCTTCTCGACGACGACGCGCCGGTTGTCGCGCGCGACGACGCGCATCGGCAGACCCGCCGCCGACAACTGCTTGTAGCGGTCGGGCGACATCAGCGCGAGCGCGTAGCGATCGGCGCGCCAGCGTCGTTCCCATTCGGCGACGGTCGGAACCCACTTGTCGGGCTCAACCGAGATGCCGAACGTGAGTTCGTCCTTGCGCTCGACCATGATCATCGTGTGGCCGACGTAGAACGGCAGCGTGTGGTCGAGCGTGTCGACCGAGTAGAACGGCGTGTCGGGCGGCAGCTTCGCGAGCTCCTCGCGGATCGCGGGCGCGAGGAGCGCGCCCGAGCTGTAGCGGCCGAACGCGTCGTGACCGGTGCCGCCGATCGTGCCGAGGAGCAGCCAGCCGGCGCCGAACGCCACGGCCGCCGCGGCGATGCCGGCGCGGCCGCGTCGATTGAGCCACACGGCGACGAGCGTGAGCGCGAACGCGGTGGCGAGCGCCGCGTACACCCACTTCTGGAACTCCAGGTACTGCGAATTCGGCGTGCGCGCGTCGCCCAGACGCTCGAGGAAGAGCGTGCCGAACGCGGCGGCGACGAGGAACACCAGGTAGCCGAACAGGTGGCGGCGGAACCGCTCGCGCGGCACGAGCGGCAGATACGTGCCGATCATCAGCGCGAGCGCGGGCGCCACGGGCAGCACGTACGAGATCAGCTTCGAGTGCGACGCGCTGAAGAACAGGAAGATGAACGCGCTCCACGTAGCCAGCACGAGCATCGGCGCGAAGCCGTTCGGCTGACGCGGAATGCGCAGCGCGTGGCGCACGCCCTGCACGCTCACGGACAGCCACGGCAGGAAGCCGACGACGAGCACCGGCACGAAGTAGTAGAACGCGCCGGGGCGGTTCTGCTCGGGCGTCAGGTAGCGCCGGAACTGCTGGACGATGAAGAAGAAGTTGAAGAACTCGGGGTTGCGCGATTGCACGAGCGCGAACCACGGCGTCGCGATCGCGAAGAAGATGGCGAGGCCGCTCACGAGGTGCAGGCGCTTCCACAGCGCCCAGTCGCGCGACGCGAGCGTATAGAGCACGAGCACGGCGCCGGGCAGGATCAGCCCGATGAGGCCCTTCGACAGCACGGCGAGCGCCATCGACGCCCAGCAGAGCCACATCCAGCCCCGCTCGGCGCGCTTGCCGATGCCGGGCCGCTGCGCGAGGAGGAGCGCGCAGAGGGTGACCGTCATCCACAGCGACAGCCCCATGTCGAGCGCGTTGA
Above is a window of Burkholderia thailandensis E264 DNA encoding:
- a CDS encoding SMR family transporter, whose protein sequence is MNPVSLFCIVTGVMLNACAQLLLKAGVRAVGHFEFTRANIVPIGFKIATQLPIIGGLGCYVLSVVVWIVGLSRVDVSVAYPMLSLGYVVNAFAAWYLFGEVLSVQRLVGIGIILIGVFVLARS
- a CDS encoding glycosyltransferase family 39 protein; this encodes MNDTPTRLPLDRAAPVTLNRAALLFLVAALAVIWFAPLGLRHLIPSDEGRYAEMAREMFVTGDWITPRYNGYKYFEKPPLQTWLNALTFAWFGVGEWQARLYTALASFAGVLFVGYAGARVFNPRAGFFAALVLACSPYWNLMGHFNALDMGLSLWMTVTLCALLLAQRPGIGKRAERGWMWLCWASMALAVLSKGLIGLILPGAVLVLYTLASRDWALWKRLHLVSGLAIFFAIATPWFALVQSRNPEFFNFFFIVQQFRRYLTPEQNRPGAFYYFVPVLVVGFLPWLSVSVQGVRHALRIPRQPNGFAPMLVLATWSAFIFLFFSASHSKLISYVLPVAPALALMIGTYLPLVPRERFRRHLFGYLVFLVAAAFGTLFLERLGDARTPNSQYLEFQKWVYAALATAFALTLVAVWLNRRGRAGIAAAAVAFGAGWLLLGTIGGTGHDAFGRYSSGALLAPAIREELAKLPPDTPFYSVDTLDHTLPFYVGHTMIMVERKDELTFGISVEPDKWVPTVAEWERRWRADRYALALMSPDRYKQLSAAGLPMRVVARDNRRVVVEKPQS